DNA sequence from the Streptomyces sp. NBC_01497 genome:
CGCGACACGCTCCGTCACGCCGAAGTACACGCGGCCCTTCACCGAACCCGCGGACCTGGTGAAGGGCCGCGTGGCCGCGGCGTTCACTCACGCGCTGCCCTCCACCGAACCTCGGGAAGAGCTGATCTGCTGCGGGGCCGTGGACCCGCAACTGGAGTACTACGATTGCGGGTTCAAGCGCGTGCTGCGGCAGGCTCCGGCGTAGGAACGGATTTGGCATGACATCACAGGACGGTCTGAGCGGGTCAGCATTCGAGTCCTGGCGGCCGCCACTGGACCTGCGAACGGACCGGCCGCACTCCGCCCGTGTCTACAACTTCCTGCTGGGTGGCAAGACGAACTACCAGCCGGACCGGGATGCCGTCGCGCGGCTGCTGGAGGTCATGCCGATCGCGCGTCCGACCGCGGTGGAGAATCGGGCGTTCATGCACCGGGCCGCGCACTACGTGGCGGCCGAGGCGGGGATTCGGCAGTTCCTCGACGTTGGCACGGGCATCCCGACCGAGCCGAATCTCCACCGGGTGGTCCAGGACGTGGATCCGGCCGCCCGCGTCGTCTACGCCGACAACGATCCGATCGTGCTCGCCCACTCCCGCGCCCTGCACCAGGGCACCGCGGAGGGCCGCACCGCCTACGTGCACGGTGACCTGTGCCAGCCTGACGCCATCCTCGCCGAGGCACGCAGGACCTTGGACTTTGACGAACCCGTCGCCGTGATGCTGCTGACGGTCCTGCACTGGCTGCCGGCCGACGCGGACCCGTACGACATCGTGCGGCGCCTGATGGGCGCCGTGCCGGCGGGGAGCGCGCTGGTCATCACGCATCTCACGCGCGACTTCGACGCTCCGTCTGTCGGCGCGGCGGCTGAGGGGCTCAATCAGGAAGGCTCCAATGTCACCTCCCGCACGCGGGAGCAGGTCGCGGCGTTCTTCGACGGGCTCGACCTGGTGGAACCGGGGTTGGAGGTCATCGAACGGTGGCGCCCCTCTGCCCCGCTCGCTGACACGCCCGCGCTGTCCATCGCCTCCTCGACTGCGGCCGACGCGGCCGACGAGATCGTGCCGCTGTACGCGGGAGTCGCCCGCAAATCGTAGTAGCGGGGCTCTGGCCGCCTCACGGAAGCAAGGTCCCCTCGGAGGGCGATGTATCCGCAGCTTGTCGAGTCCGAGCGTCAGTAGCCGGGGACGGGGAAGAGCGAGCTCCAGCCGGCCAGCCGTCCGGGCGTAGACCCACCTGACCTCGTGCGTGTGACTGTGTATCTGAGAGCGGAAGTCGTTCACCGATCCGCGCGAGCTCGCGCAGCTGACCCTGGCGCGCGGCGAGGGCGCGGGGACGGTGCCGCGCGAGCTGCTGGCGAACTTCGGTCCGAAGGAGCCCGTGCACGTACCTCACCTCATCAGCTTCGACGAGTTCACCGGCATGTTTGCCAGTCTGCGGCACAGTGCCTGGCGGCTGGAGACCCGCCGGCGCTATGCCTCTGACGAGGCGGCCGCGACCTACACACAGTTCCTCGCTGAAGGCCGTGTCGACTGGGACCTTGACGACCCCTGGTGTGTGGGGCGCCGCGAGCAGCGCGACCTGGGCAAGAGGTTCGAGCGTGTCAGGATCCTTGACACGCCGGCCACGGTCGGGCAGCGCTACCTCCTCGACAACGCCCGCCGCAACGCGGAGGTGGGCGAGGACATCCGTACCCTCACCCACGCCGAAGCCCAGCACCTGCGGCTTCCCGAGGAAGACTTCTGGATCTTCGACTCCCGGGTTTGTCGCCCTGCTCCACTTCGACCAGGCCGACGAGATGACCAGCGTCGAACTGATCACCAACCCCGTCGAGGTCCTGCGCTACGCGCAGGACCGCGAGGCCGCCTGGCACCTCGCCGGCCCGTATTGGATCGCCGGGTAGCCTGCCCGCGTGAGCACGGTTTTTCAACAGGCCAGGGTGGCCCTCGGCGCGCGCCTTCGTGAACTGCGCACCGGGGTCACCGGCCGGGAGCTCGCGGCCCGGCTGGGCTGGCCGCAGTCCAAGGTCTCCAAGCTGGAGACGGGCCGGCAGACCGCAAACGCCGCGGACCTCACCGCGTGGGCCGAGGCCACTGGGCACGCGGAGGCGAGCGCCGAACTCCATGCCCGTCTCTCGGGCCTGGAGTCGCACACCCGCTCCTGGCGCCGTCAGCTGGCCGGCGGACACCGCCCCGTCCAGGACGCGCTCAGCGTCGAATACGAGCGCTCCACCACCCTGCGGGCGTGGGAGGGCGCCATGGTCGTCGGCATCCTCCAGACCCCCGACTACGCCCGCGCCATCTTCCGCGCGTACGCGGATCTCCAGCACTCCCCACGCGACACGGAGGCTGCCGTCCGCGCCCGAATACAGCGCGAGGAGATCCTCTACCGACCCGGCCGCACCTTCCACATCGTCATGTGGGAAGCCGCCCTCCATGCCCGCGTGGCACCCGCGCCCGTGATGGCCGCTCAACTGGACCGGCTGGTGGGCGTGCTGGGCATGGACACCGTCCACCTGGGCATCGTGCCCTTCGCCTCCCCCGTGCGGATCCCGCCCGCCAACGCGTTCTGGCTCTACGACCAGCGCCTGGCCATCACCGAGGACTGGCACGCCGAACTGTGGCTCGACGACACCGACAGCGTCGCGACCTACCGGCGCGTGTGGGACCGCCTCGCCCAGGCCGCGGTGTACGGACCGGCCGCGCACCACCTCCTCGCCCGGGCCCGCACCGCACTGGACACATAACCCACCCGGGTGACTGGCTGCACTGTCGGAGAATATTCGAGAATCACGCCCCTCCGGGCTACCGCAGCAGTCCTACCGTGCCTTTCATGGACTTCGCGGACCCCGCCGGATCCGCCGAGCGCCTGTGCACCTGGCACCGCGGCCCCTCCACGACCACGCGACTGGTCCGCGTCGACGCGGCGACCACCAGCAGCCGCGGCGCCGGCGTCTACGCCTGCGTCGACTGCCGCACCCGAGACGGCCTCACCCCACTCGACACCCTCGCTCCCGCCCAGCTCTACAAGCAGCTGGAAGCAACGGCCATCAACTTCCTCGGCCGGGGTAGAAGCGCATGAGCAACGCCGTGCCCGAGGTCGCGACCGTCGCGGACATTCATGCCAGCATCGAGCAGGCCCGTGAAGCCGGCTGCGGACAGAGCAGCCCCAGCGAGATGGCTGCCCTCGCCGACCGGCTCACCCGGCACATCCGCCAGATGACGCCCACAGCGCAGGCCGCCGTAGACGAGTTGTGGCACGGAGACACGCGCTGGTACTCGCTGCGGACCCGGCTCGACGGCATCGAGCACCAAGCCGCCCGCAGCCTCGGAGAGGGCGCACTGGCCGCACACGTAGAACTCGGCCTCCTCGCCGCCGACACCGCCTGGCTCCTAACCCGCTACGGCCCCACCGAGTAGACCGACCGCTCTCGTGCGGCCAAGTGTCGGTAGTTGCGGGCGCGCCTCGGTGAACATCCGAGAGCGAGCAGTGGCGCGGAGCGCGCAGCGCATGCCCCGGAGGGAACACGAGAGGGTATAGGACGGCTCTCCACTCCGTGCCGCCAATGCTCTTTGTATGGAAGACATCACACTCTGTCGTGAGGTGGGCGAAGCCAGAGCCACACCGTCATCGGCTTACTCGGTCTTCCTCGGTGACCGGGTCTCCGATCTGGCCGGGCCGGTACCAGGTCTGGCCGTTCCACCAGTAGCCGCCGGCCCGAAACAGATGATGAGACGTGCTGGGACGTGATCCTCTTGCAGAGAATCGCGTCCCGACCAGACCGGGGTCGGTTCACTCTGCCCATGTTGTGACTCTTGGGTACCATTTGTGTGGTGGAAGGTTGGCGCGCTGAGTGGAATCACTTCGTCACCCGACCGTGGGGCCGGGCGATAGTGTTCGTTCCCCTTGCGATAATCGCAGTGATCACCTTGGTGGACATGATGTCCTCAACAGCCATCCACCTCGGCCCCCTCGTTGCGCTGGCGCCCGCTCTGACCGCTGCCTTCGCGGGTCCGCGCACGACCGCATTCATTGGGCTCGTGGCGCTTGGCGCCCAGGAACTCGTCGATGGATTCAACGGCGAGACGATGACCAATCACATAGCGCAGGTCGTGGCGTTGGCTGTCCTGTGCTTTGCGATGGTCGTAGCCAGCTATGTGCGGGAACACCGAAACTGGCAGCTGACCCGGTTGCGGTCAGTGGCCGACGCGGCCCAAAGATGCATCCTGCGGCCTCCACCGAACCGGATCGGCTCATTGCGCCTCGGCTGGCTGTACTTGGCCGCCGAGAACGAGGCCCAGATCGGCGGTGACCTCTTCGCCACTGCCCGCGGATCCGGCCCGTCGACCCGAGTGATCATGGGAGACGTGCGGGGCAAAGGGATAGCCGCGATAGGAGAGGTATCGGTTGTTCTCGGAGCCTTCAGGGAAGGGGCCCACCGTTGCCCCACCCTGCGTGATCTTGTTGCAGCGCTGGAGGAGAGTGTCAGCCGGGACATCGAGGACGTCGCCGATGTCGAGACGGACATCGGCGAGCACTTCATCACCGCACTCATGCTGGAAATCCCGGATCAAGACCAGTCCGCCGAGGTGAAAAACTGCGGTCATCCGCCACCCATGCTGATCCACCAACGCCACGTCACCGCCCTCGACTTCGATAACTCTTCCCCTCCATTGGGCATGGGCGGGCTACCCACTACGGGCCAGCACACCGACTCCATCGCCTTCGAACCAGGCGACATGCTGCTGCTCTACACCGACGGCGTCATTGAAGCCCGCTCGCCGAGCGGTCAGTTCTACCCCCTCGCTGAGCGCCTGGATTCCTTCGCCGGATCCAACCCCGACGCCCTGCTCCGGGAGATCCAGAGCGACCTGATCAGCCACGGGGGAAGAGAACCAGCCGATGACGTCGCTCTCCTGGCCATCCAGCGCCTTCCAGCCAAGAAGCGCCATGGGCGCCGCACTTGATTGGCACCCCCTGCGCCTGCTCTTGCCGTCAAGGACCTGGGCCGGGTCGGCGTTGCGCGGAGTTGCATCTCCCGAAGCGTGGATGGGTGATCGGGAGCGCTGCCGGGCGGTGAAGATCCCCGAGGAGCTTGCTCCGCAACACCTCCGACCGGGCCGGCTACCGACCAAACCCGCTTCACCGGCCTTATATTCTTGGCCGCACGTCGACAGGCATGGCAGGACGGCCGCCACCGAAGGAACTACTGGCACGGTCGATCTCGCCGAAGAAGACCATAATGTCGTTCGGATCTGTTCCTGCCGTCTGCAGGTGACTCACGATCGCAGAGAGGAGCAAGCGCTTCCTTTCCTCCTCAGTCCCTGATGAGAGCACTGCCTCGACTATCAGAACGTGCTCGCTGCGAGGCTTCTGCAGATCGGGGTAGAGAGGACTGATGCGAAGGTCAGATGCCCCCAAAGAGATGAATCTCTGGAAGTGGTCATCCTCGGGGTAACCTGCGCTGACGCTTGCCGCATGGATGGCGGAGGATATCGCATCCTTTTCCGTCACCGTCATCCCGGAACGCGTTGTGATGGTGAAAAGCGGCATGAAATTCCTTTGCGCTGCGTAGGGATTTTCTGCTTATTGCCCTACGATTTTACGATATCTTCAGAGCGGGGTGAGCGGCGGGGGTGGCCCGGTGAGTCACATCCGGGAATCGCACTGACCGTTTTCAGAGTGCCACTCGTGGACGTCCAGCAGCAGGCCGTCCAGCGGCCCGCCGACCAGCTCGGCATAGTTCCGATGTGGGACCGGGCCGGGGTGGGGGTCGTCGTACTCCGAGCCGTAAATGCGGCCGTTCAGCAGCTGCTCATCGCGGTTCCACGCGGGCCTGCCCAGGGCCACCTTGCCCGCGTGGCCGGTCGCTGCGGCTTGTCCAGTCAGGTGCGGGATCGGGAGAACCAGCCGCTGGCCCCCTGCGCGGCGGCCGGTTCCTCTGCTTCCTGGCGCAGGTGCTCCTGCTCCCGGCACTCGCGTTTTTCGGCTTCGGCCTGCGCCTGGCTGCGACGGCGCGCTGCCGACAGTCCTCGCACAGGTCCGGATGCGACTGGCGTGTGCTCCAGTCCCGGCTGTAGCCGATCGCCTCCCACCGGGTATCGGTGAACTTCTGCCCGCAGTCCTTGCAGATCGGTCGCCGCGCCTCCCGCAGTGCGGCTTCCCGCTCCTCACGGCGCCGCTGCTCTTGTCGGGCCGCCTGGCGGCGGGCGAGGTAGTCGTCCCGGCGGACATTGCCGATAGCGTCCAGCAGCGGGGCGCGGTGGTCGCGGCCGAAGCGCAAGAAGACGGGCCCGGCCGCGCCGTGTTGAAGTAAGTTCCTCCAGCCTGGTCGCTACGATCGGGATGCAGCGGTCGTAGGAGTGCTAGGGCTGGCGCGATGGCGTCGAGTACTCCTGCACAGGATCCATGCGGCCGATGGTGGTCCCCCCGCGAACCTCCGCTGCTGCGGCTCGGCCGATCGCGCCAGACCGTCGCGGCTTGGCAGGGCACGGGGCGTGCGGTGCCAGCGCCACTCACGACGGTCAGGCGGCTGATCAGGGCAGATGGATAACTGGGACAGAAGTATTTAGGGTCAGCACATGGCTCTCATCATGGTGTGCGAAGACGACGCGGCGGTCCGTGGCGTCCTCAAGCGCGCCCTGGAGTACGACGGCCACACCGTCGCGATCGCCGCCACAGCCGACAGCCTACTGCGGCAGCTCGCACCGGCGCCCCATCTGGTCGTCCTGGATCTCGGGCTCCCGGACGCCGATGGCCGTGACGTCTGCCTGGCCATTCGGGCTCGCGGTGTCGACGTGCCGGTGCTGATGCTCACCGCGTTGGACGGCCTACATCATAAGGTGGGCGGCTTCGAGGTCGGCGCCGACGACTACATGACCAAACCCTTCGACATCCCGGAACTACTGGTCCGGGTCCGAGCCCTCCTGCGCCGGGCCACCGTGGCGCCCGCAACACGCGAGGTCGTCCTGGATCCGGCGAAGCACATGGTGACCTACGGCTCGGTGAGTGAGAGCCTGACCCCGACCGAGTTCCGGCTGCTGGGCCGCTTGATCGCCTCGCAGGGCGACGCGGTACGCCGCCACGCCCTCATCGCCGCTGGCTGGCCGCACGGAGCGCAGGTCAGCGACAACACCCTCGACTCCTTCGTGCGCCGGCTGCGGACCAAGCTCGGTCCGCTGGCCGTGGCCGAGCATCTGGTGACGGTCCGCGGCGTGGGCTACCGATGGCAGTGACGGGATTCCGCAGAAGGGTCGTCGTGCTCACGGTGCTGATCGCCACCGCGGTGGTCGTCATCCTGGTCGTGGTTTCGCACGTGCTGCTGAGCAGGGTGACGGATGTCGACGCGCACGATCTGGCCCGTACGCGCGCCGAGGCGGTCGCGGCGAACGTCAGCGCCAAGGGCGGCCGTGTCGTACTGACGGAGAACAGCAGCGAGGCGCTGGACGAGGTCGCCTGGGTGTACGCCGACGGCCGTCTGATCGACGGGAACGTACCGGCAAGCGTGGTCGATCGCGTCGAGGAGCTGGCGGATTCGAGGCGCCCGCAGACCACGTCCGCCGGCAACTACCTCCTGTACGCGCGGCAGGTCCCGCTCGACGGCCACCACGTCATGGTGATCGTCCGGGTGGACCTCACGCCCTACGAGACGTCCGAGCAGCGCAGCCTGATCATGTCGCTGATCCTGGGCGGCCTCATGATCCTCCTCGCCGGCGGTGTCGCGCACCTCGTGGTGCACCGCGCGCTGCGGGTCGTGCACGAGATGGCCGCCCTCGCCGACGACTGGGGTCATCACGAACCTGGGCGCCGCTTCAACCTCGGAGTCCCACGCGACGAGTTCGGGGAGCTGGGACAGACCCTGGACCGCCTTCTGGAGCGCGTCGACAACGCGCTGGCGGACGAGCGCCGGCTCACCGACGAGATCGCCCACGAACTGCGGACACCGCTCACGGTCCTGCGGGGCGAGGCGCAGCTGGCGCAGCTGTCCGGCGAGCCGGTGGTGCCGGAGGCGGTGCTGAGCGAGGTCGACCGCCTCGATGCGGCGATCACGACGATTCTGCGGGCCGCACGCGCACGGACGGACGAGGGGACCCGGTGCGATCTGCGCTCCGCCGCGCGGCAGGCGATCGGCAGCCGCGCGGTCGAGGTCGCCTTTCCCGCGAAGGTCGAGGTCGCCGTGGCGCCCGACGTCGCCGTGTCGCTGCTGTCACCCCTGCTGGACAACGGTTTGCGGCATGCGAAGTCCCGTGTGTGGATCACCGCGCGCAACCAGGGTAAGGCCATCGTGGTCGATGTCCTGGACGACGGCCCCGGGTTCGATCCCGACGAGGTCGACCGGGTCTTCGAAGCGGGTGTGACCGGCGGCACCGGGTACGGGCTGGGGCTGCCCGTGGTCCGGCGCATCGCCGCCTCGGCCGGTGTGGAGGTCCGCGCGATCGCGGACGGCCGCGGCCACGTCGAGGTGACACTCCAGGCCGCGCGAGCGACCACGTAGTCAGGTTACTTGCAGGTTCCCCGCGTAAACCTCCCTATATGACAACGACAACGGAAGCACGCACGCGCAGCGGGCGCCTCATGCTCAACAAGGTGCCCGAGGTCACCATCTGGTTCTGGGTGATCAAGATCCTGTGCACGACGGTCGGTGAGAGTTTCGCCGACTGGATCAACATGAAGCTGGGCATCGGCCTGGTGAACACGGCCTGGATCTTCACCGCGGTGTTCGTGGTGGTCCTGGCCATCCAGCTGCGGCTGAAGCGGTACGTCCCGTTCCCCTACTGGCTGACCGTGGTCGTTGTCAGTGTCACGGGGACGCTGTACACCGACATCCTCACCGACCAGCTCAACGTGTCGCTGTGGATCAGCTCCGCCGTATTCTCGGTGCTGCTCGCGGTGGTCTTCGGTGTGTGGTGGCTGCGTGAGCGCACCCTCTCGATCCACTCCGTAAGCACGTTCCCGCGTGAGTCGTTCTACTGGCTCGCCGTTCTCGTCACATTCGCGCTCGGCACCGCGACCGGCGACTGGACTCTCGAGCTGACCGGCTGGAGCCCGGGCGCCTCGGTGCTGCTGCCGCTCGGCCTCATCGCGGCGATCACCGCGCTGTGGAAGTTCGGCGCGAACCCAGTGCTGTCGTTCTGGCTCGCCTATATCCTGACCCGCCCGCTGGGCGCCAACATCGGTGACTGGCTCGCCTCCCCGAAGGTCGCCCAGCCGGGCGAGCCCACCGGTCTCGCGTTGGGCACGTTCACCACCAGCCTGATCTTCCTCGGCCTGATCCTGGCGACGGTGGTCTACCTGACGGTGAAGCGCTCGGACGTGACCGAGACCTACGAGGCGGCCCACGCCGCACACGCCAGCGGCGGCCCGCGCAGGGAGCGCGTCGGGCTGGCCGGCTTCGGCCTGCTGGCCGTTGCCACCACGGGCCTGATGGTGTGGGCCCACGGCCAGCCGCACGTCGGCCCGGCGCCGGAGGCCGACAACACCTCCGCCGTCCAGATGGCTCCTGGCCAGGCGGTGAAGAAGTTCCCCGCCGCCAAGGTCGCCGCGCTGAAGAGCCTCGCCTCCACCTCGCTCAAGGACGCACGCTCGGGGAACGTGAAGGGCGCGCACGCGGCCGCCCAGTCGCTGCGTGACCTGTGGGATGCCGACCAGGCATCGTTGCAGCCGCTGGACAACTCCGGCTGGACCTCCATAGACGCCCAGATGGACAAGGTGCTGGGGACCTTCGGCATCGATCACTCCAACCCGCCGATGTCGCCTGCGCGGCAGGAGAAGGAACTGAACGCCCTCCTAATGGACATGGGCTGACGGACCTAAGGGCTGTCCCGTAAATGATCTCTGTCTCGTGTGGGCAGGGTGAGTTGCTGTCTGGACTGGGTGGATTATCCGGCGAGGGCGAGGTTGTGCATCCGGGCGATGCCGAGCATGGCGTGGTGGACGCCGTCGCCTTTGAGGCGGCAGTCGCGGAGGATCTTCCAGGTCTTCATCCGGGCGAAGGCGTGCTCGACGGCGGGCGCGGACCTGTTTGTGGGACGTGTTGTGGGCCTGCTTCGAGTCGGGCAGTTCCTCGCCCGGCCTGCGCCGGTCCGGCATCAGGAGACCGGTGCCGGGATAGCCGCCGTCGGCCATGGTCGTGGTCGCGCCGACAGCGGCTTTCGCGCCGGACTCCTCCCATGCCTTGCAGTCGTTGTTGTTGCCGGGCAGGGGACGGCCGACCACCACGACGAGGCGGGTGTCTGCATCGATGACGACCTGGTGGTTGGTGGAGTACCGGTAGTTCTTCGACTGCTCGGCGATGGTGTGGTCGCGGGTGGGCACCAGGGTGCCGTCCACGGTGAGCACCGCGTCCTTCGCAAACCTCTTGCGGGGCTGCAGGGCGAGCATCGGCCCGAGATGATCGATGATCCGATCTGCTGCGGACTTGGACACCCCGAACAGCGGGGCCAGTTGGCGCATGGTCAGGTTCGTGCGCCAGTAGGTCGCGACCAGCAGTGCACGGTCCTCCAGCGGCAGGCTCCACGGCCGGCCCCTGCGGACCGCGTCCGCACCCTCACGCCGCAGAACGGTCACCAGCTTCCCGAACAGGCGCGGGCTGAGCCCGGTGAACGGGGCTATACCAGGACGGCTCCGACGCCGTGATCACACCAGCCACGACAAGATCATCTCACCTGCGACCAGCAGTTACGGGACAGCCCTTAGAGACCCGAGCGGCCGTTCGATGCTCGGCCGGTTGCCGGCCCGGCGGGGCGGGCGCCGTGGCCGCTCCTACGGCCGGTCGACCGCTTCGAGGTGGTGGCGCAGGACGGCCGTGATCTCCTCGGTGCCGCCAGTGGCCGGGAGGGGCGTCGGCTCCTGTTCGCCGTTGGCCATGGCCAGGCTGCTGGCGAAGCGGACGAGATGGGGGGCGGGGACGAACGCATCACGAAGCCAGCGGGCGAAAGCGGCGGCCTCATCCGCGGTCACGTCGGTCAGGGTGATGTAGGAATAATCGGGTCCGGGCATCGTGGCCGTCCCGTCCACCCATACCCGTGGCGCCACTTCGACCTCGAAATCGAGAACAGTCATGTCGTGGATGCCGGATCTCCGGTACTCCAGGGCAGGGTCGGAGAACGCCTGCCTCAGGGACCTCTCCAGCGACTCGGTGGTGGCCCCCCAGGCGCCACTGTCCTCCGCGGGCGGGTAGAAGGCGAAGTTCGTCCGAAGGTTGCGCTCAGCGGTCACTGTCTTCCTCGGTCTCAGGGCACGTATCGCGTGGAGCCCGGCGTTCCTGTCATCGCCATCATGGACTGCCAGTAGGCGGCGTTGTCCGGTCCGTTCGTGGCGATCTCGAGCCCTCGGATCTCGCTGTTCGCGGGATTGGCCATGGCCTGCTTGTACCGGACGAGTTCTCTCTCGTCTCCGGCATACATGGAATCAACGACAGGATCCCAGACGATGTTCCCCTGCTTGTTCACCTTGACGGGCGTGGCCAGCGTCTTGTCCACCCGGTCGAGGGACCGGAAGCTCGTCTCGCAGTCCGGGTCGCGTACGTGCTTGGCCTCGACGAGGTATCCGTCGGCGGGGCGTATGCCGTCCACCATCAGTCCTCGCTTCTTCCCCGGCAGTGGCACTTCCCGTTCGGGATAACCGGCGATGCGGAGCTGGTAAGCGTCGTCCGGGTCGGTCGGGCCGCCTCCGCCTGCCAGCCCTCCCTGGTTGAGGGAGTTCATCCAGCTGCGGAACTGTTGTTGCTGGGCGGTGGTGAGCAGGTGTGTCGTGCCCGGCGCAGGTGCTATGGGGTCCGCGACGCGGATGTTGGGATCGACTGCGTTGGACGCGGGCAGCAGGGCCGGCGCGTCCCCGGGGTAATCC
Encoded proteins:
- a CDS encoding SAM-dependent methyltransferase, yielding MTSQDGLSGSAFESWRPPLDLRTDRPHSARVYNFLLGGKTNYQPDRDAVARLLEVMPIARPTAVENRAFMHRAAHYVAAEAGIRQFLDVGTGIPTEPNLHRVVQDVDPAARVVYADNDPIVLAHSRALHQGTAEGRTAYVHGDLCQPDAILAEARRTLDFDEPVAVMLLTVLHWLPADADPYDIVRRLMGAVPAGSALVITHLTRDFDAPSVGAAAEGLNQEGSNVTSRTREQVAAFFDGLDLVEPGLEVIERWRPSAPLADTPALSIASSTAADAADEIVPLYAGVARKS
- a CDS encoding helix-turn-helix domain-containing protein codes for the protein MSTVFQQARVALGARLRELRTGVTGRELAARLGWPQSKVSKLETGRQTANAADLTAWAEATGHAEASAELHARLSGLESHTRSWRRQLAGGHRPVQDALSVEYERSTTLRAWEGAMVVGILQTPDYARAIFRAYADLQHSPRDTEAAVRARIQREEILYRPGRTFHIVMWEAALHARVAPAPVMAAQLDRLVGVLGMDTVHLGIVPFASPVRIPPANAFWLYDQRLAITEDWHAELWLDDTDSVATYRRVWDRLAQAAVYGPAAHHLLARARTALDT
- a CDS encoding DUF6415 family natural product biosynthesis protein; its protein translation is MSNAVPEVATVADIHASIEQAREAGCGQSSPSEMAALADRLTRHIRQMTPTAQAAVDELWHGDTRWYSLRTRLDGIEHQAARSLGEGALAAHVELGLLAADTAWLLTRYGPTE
- a CDS encoding PP2C family protein-serine/threonine phosphatase; translated protein: MITLVDMMSSTAIHLGPLVALAPALTAAFAGPRTTAFIGLVALGAQELVDGFNGETMTNHIAQVVALAVLCFAMVVASYVREHRNWQLTRLRSVADAAQRCILRPPPNRIGSLRLGWLYLAAENEAQIGGDLFATARGSGPSTRVIMGDVRGKGIAAIGEVSVVLGAFREGAHRCPTLRDLVAALEESVSRDIEDVADVETDIGEHFITALMLEIPDQDQSAEVKNCGHPPPMLIHQRHVTALDFDNSSPPLGMGGLPTTGQHTDSIAFEPGDMLLLYTDGVIEARSPSGQFYPLAERLDSFAGSNPDALLREIQSDLISHGGREPADDVALLAIQRLPAKKRHGRRT
- a CDS encoding tautomerase family protein; amino-acid sequence: MPLFTITTRSGMTVTEKDAISSAIHAASVSAGYPEDDHFQRFISLGASDLRISPLYPDLQKPRSEHVLIVEAVLSSGTEEERKRLLLSAIVSHLQTAGTDPNDIMVFFGEIDRASSSFGGGRPAMPVDVRPRI
- a CDS encoding response regulator transcription factor; amino-acid sequence: MALIMVCEDDAAVRGVLKRALEYDGHTVAIAATADSLLRQLAPAPHLVVLDLGLPDADGRDVCLAIRARGVDVPVLMLTALDGLHHKVGGFEVGADDYMTKPFDIPELLVRVRALLRRATVAPATREVVLDPAKHMVTYGSVSESLTPTEFRLLGRLIASQGDAVRRHALIAAGWPHGAQVSDNTLDSFVRRLRTKLGPLAVAEHLVTVRGVGYRWQ
- a CDS encoding sensor histidine kinase translates to MAVTGFRRRVVVLTVLIATAVVVILVVVSHVLLSRVTDVDAHDLARTRAEAVAANVSAKGGRVVLTENSSEALDEVAWVYADGRLIDGNVPASVVDRVEELADSRRPQTTSAGNYLLYARQVPLDGHHVMVIVRVDLTPYETSEQRSLIMSLILGGLMILLAGGVAHLVVHRALRVVHEMAALADDWGHHEPGRRFNLGVPRDEFGELGQTLDRLLERVDNALADERRLTDEIAHELRTPLTVLRGEAQLAQLSGEPVVPEAVLSEVDRLDAAITTILRAARARTDEGTRCDLRSAARQAIGSRAVEVAFPAKVEVAVAPDVAVSLLSPLLDNGLRHAKSRVWITARNQGKAIVVDVLDDGPGFDPDEVDRVFEAGVTGGTGYGLGLPVVRRIAASAGVEVRAIADGRGHVEVTLQAARATT
- a CDS encoding COG4705 family protein, coding for MTTTTEARTRSGRLMLNKVPEVTIWFWVIKILCTTVGESFADWINMKLGIGLVNTAWIFTAVFVVVLAIQLRLKRYVPFPYWLTVVVVSVTGTLYTDILTDQLNVSLWISSAVFSVLLAVVFGVWWLRERTLSIHSVSTFPRESFYWLAVLVTFALGTATGDWTLELTGWSPGASVLLPLGLIAAITALWKFGANPVLSFWLAYILTRPLGANIGDWLASPKVAQPGEPTGLALGTFTTSLIFLGLILATVVYLTVKRSDVTETYEAAHAAHASGGPRRERVGLAGFGLLAVATTGLMVWAHGQPHVGPAPEADNTSAVQMAPGQAVKKFPAAKVAALKSLASTSLKDARSGNVKGAHAAAQSLRDLWDADQASLQPLDNSGWTSIDAQMDKVLGTFGIDHSNPPMSPARQEKELNALLMDMG